A single Gadus macrocephalus chromosome 22, ASM3116895v1 DNA region contains:
- the LOC132451319 gene encoding palmitoyltransferase ZDHHC18-B-like, which translates to MMKNCEYQQIDLEALSTPAPTPSPQPVTDNGKEEEKTAKKQRRKWEVFQGKNRFCCDGRIIMARQSGVLPLTLGLILLTSVLFFIFDCPFLVQHLTVCIPVIGGALFVFVVITLVQTSFSDPGILPRATPDEAADVEKQIDDAGNTTYRPPPRTREVLINQQAVKLKYCFTCKMFRPPRTSHCSLCDNCVERFDHHCPWVGNCVGKRNYRFFYTFIVSLSFLTAFIFGCVTTHLALRAQDGKGLVFALQESPGSAVELVICFFSVWSILGLSGFHTYLVASNLTTNEDIKGSWTGKSGAEAATNPYSHRNIFVNCCSVLCGPMPPSLIDRRGFLSAEEEAAAAAAPQATSREVELPVLASKKDINVGSKCVSEESPARPASRPRAPPTPPTADRRRGGGGGGERTGHNSAVNSDPARDHRPAGRGALRHTAAAAAGDAHTHTHHNAKAHHKRTHRGARSALDGPGGTRAASPGVGRSSKDRRNAGSPPPLP; encoded by the exons ATGATGAAAAATTGCGAATACCAGCAAATCGATCTGGAGGCACTGTCAACACCCGCCCCCACCCCTTCACCCCAACCCGTCACTGACaatgggaaggaggaggagaagacggcGAAAAAACAGCGAAGAAAGTGGGAAGTTTTCCAGGGGAAGAATCGCTTTTGTTGCGATGGGAGGATCATTATGGCCCGGCAGAGTGGGGTGCTACCCCTCACCCTGGGCCTCATCCTACTCACCAGTGTGTTATTCTTCATATTTGA TTGCCCCTTCCTGGTCCAGCACCTGACCGTGTGCATCCCTGTGATTGGTGGAGCCCTGTTTGTGTTCGTGGTCATCACACTGGTGCAGACCAGCTTCAGCGACCCCGGCATCCTGCCCAGAGCCACCCCTGACGAAGCTGCTGATGTGGAGAAGCAGATCG ACGACGCCGGCAACACCACCTACCGCCCGCCGCCGCGCACCAGGGAGGTGCTCATCAACCAGCAGGCGGTGAAGCTCAAGTACTGCTTCACCTGCAAGATGTTCCGGCCCCCGCGCACCTCCCACTGCAGTCTGTGTGACAACTGCGTAG AGCGCTTCGACCACCACTGCCCCTGGGTGGGCAACTGCGTCGGCAAGCGCAACTACCGCTTCTTCTACACCTTCATCGTGTCGCTCTCCTTCCTGACGGCCTTCATCTTCGGCTGCGTGACCACCCACCTTGCACTga GGGCTCAAGATGGAAAAGGCCTGGTGTTCGCACTGCAGGAGAGTCCTGGCAG TGCGGTGGAGCTGGTCATCTGCTTCTTCTCCGTCTGGTCCATCCTGGGCCTCTCGGGCTTCCATACCTACCTGGTTGCTTCCAATCTCACCACCAACGAAGAC ATCAAAGGCTCGTGGACGGGGAAGAGTGGCGCGGAGGCGGCCACCAACCCGTACAGCCACAGAAACATCTTCGTCAACTGCTGCTCTGTTCTCTGTGGACCCATGCCCCCCAG TCTGATTGACAGGCGGGGCTTCCTatcagcggaggaggaggcggctgcggcggcggcgccacAGGCTACCAGCAGAGAGGTGGAGCTGCCCGTCCTGGCCTCCAAGAAGGACATAAATGTG GGATCCAAATGTGTGTCCGAGGAGTCGCCCGCACGCCCCGCCTCCCGCCCGCGAGCCCCGCCCACGCCGCCCACGGCCGACCGCcgccgtggcggcggcggcggcggcgagcgcACAGGACACAATTCTGCGGTGAACTCTGACCCCGCCAGGGACCACCGTCCGGCGGGGCGCGGGGCACTGCGccacaccgccgccgccgccgcgggcgacgcccacacccacacccatcaCAACGCCAAGGCCCACCACAAACGAACTCACCGGGGGGCCCGCTCCGCTCTGGACGGCCCCGGCGGGACCCGGGCCGCCTCCCCGGGTGTGGGACGCTCCTCAAAGGACCGTAGGAACGCcggctcccctccccccctgccctga
- the tent5bb gene encoding terminal nucleotidyltransferase 5Bb → MSSGDESEQSRRHCVLSWDQVQRLDSILGESVPIHGRRNFPTLSVQPRQIVQVVRARLEQQGVTVRDVKLNGSAASHVLHQDNGLGYKDLDLIFGLNRTDHKTFQLVKDVVLGCLVDFLPEGVCRERISPMALKDAYVQKLVKVCNDTDRWSLISLSNNTGKNVELKFVDTLRRQFEFSVDSFQINLDSLLLFDRCSETPMSEAFHPTVQGESMYGDVEEALGHLRTKTIATRSPEEIRGGGLLKYCHLLARGFRPASESHMKQMQRYMCSRFFIDFPDIGEQHRKLEAYLQNHFAGMEHKRYECLVTLYRVVDESTVCLMGHERRQTLALISALALRAMAEQNAIPALANITCYYQPAPYVRDVNFSNYYVAQVQSPVGACSSAAYQTWLPCS, encoded by the exons ATGTCCTCCGGTGATGAGTCGGAGCAGAGTCGGCGCCACTGTGTGTTGTCTTGGGATCAGGTGCAGCGTTTGGACTCCATCCTCGGAGAGAGCGTGCCTATTCACGGACGCAGGAACTTCCCTACGCTCTCCGTCCAACCCCGCCAAATCGTCCAG GTGGTCCGGGCCCGGCTGGAGCAGCAGGGTGTGACGGTCCGTGATGTGAAGCTCAACGGCTCGGCCGCCAGCCACGTGCTGCACCAGGACAACGGTCTGGGCTACAAGGACCTGGACCTGATCTTCGGCCTGAACCGCACCGACCACAAGACCTTCCAGCTGGTGAAGGACGTGGTGCTGGGCTGCCTGGTGGACTTCCTGCCCGAGGGCGTGTGCCGCGAGCGCATCTCCCCCATGGCCCTGAAGGACGCGTACGTCCAGAAGCTGGTGAAGGTGTGCAACGACACCGACCGCTGGAGCCTCATCTCGCTCTCCAACAACACGGGCAAGAACGTGGAGCTCAAGTTCGTGGACACCCTGCGCCGGCAGTTTGAGTTCAGCGTGGACTCGTTCCAGATCAACCTGGACTCCCTGCTGCTGTTCGACCGCTGCTCGGAGACGCCCATGTCCGAGGCGTTCCACCCCACCGTGCAGGGCGAGAGCATGTACGGCGACGTGGAGGAGGCCCTGGGCCACCTGCGCACCAAGACCATCGCCACGCGCTCCCCCGAGGAGATCCGCGGCGGCGGCCTGCTCAAGTACTGCCACCTGCTGGCGCGGGGCTTCCGGCCGGCCTCGGAGTCGCACATGAAGCAGATGCAGCGCTACATGTGCTCGCGCTTCTTCATCGACTTCCCCGACATCGGCGAGCAGCACCGCAAGCTGGAGGCCTACCTGCAGAACCACTTTGCGGGCATGGAGCACAAGCGCTACGAGTGCCTGGTGACGTTGTACCGCGTGGTGGACGAGAGCACCGTGTGCCTGATGGGCCACGAGCGGCGCCAGACGCTGGCCCTCATCTCGGCCCTGGCGCTGCGGGCCATGGCGGAGCAGAACGCCATCCCCGCCCTGGCCAACATCACCTGCTACTACCAGCCGGCGCCGTACGTGCGCGACGTCAACTTCAGCAACTACTACGTGGCGCAGGTGCAGTCGCCCGTGGGGGCGTGCAGTAGCGCCGCCTATCAGACATGGCTGCCCTGCAGCTGA